DNA from Pelagibacterium nitratireducens:
GAGGTTGATGCCCACGCCACCGGCAGGGGACATGGCATGGGCAGCGTCACCGATGCAGAGCAGGCCGGGGCGATGCCAGCGCTTGAGGCGGTCGAGCCTGACGTCGAGTGTCTTGACCTGGTCCATCGCGGTGAGGGTATCCACGCGGTCGGCAAAATCGGGACGCAATCGGACGATCATGTCCCTGAGCGGTCCGATGCCCTGGGCGCGGCGCTGGGCATCGGATCCTTTGGGAATGAAGGCGGCCATCTGGTAAAATCCCTCGCGGGCAATCGCGAGCATGATGTCGCGCCCTGCAAAGCTGGGAACAAGATTGGCCGGTTTGGCCTGTTCATCGGGGTGGCGGGGAAGGCGAAACCACCAGACATCAAAGGGCACATCGTAGTTGCGGGACGCCAGTCCGGCTTGCGCGCGCAGGATCGAATGCCTTCCGTCGCAGGCAACGACGAGGTCGGCCCCGATCGAGTCTTCCTGGCCCCCGGTGAGCACGGTGACACCGGAGACCCTTTCGTCCTGCCAGAGCAGGCCCGTCACTTCGGTTTCCATCAACAGCTTGAAGCTCGGCTCGCGCCGGGCATGAGCGGCCAGGAAGTCCAGAAAATCCCATTGGGGGATCA
Protein-coding regions in this window:
- a CDS encoding FAD-dependent oxidoreductase — protein: MKRTTCLVAGGGPAGIMLGLLLARGGVEVIVCEKHADFLRDFRGDTVHPSTIRLLDELGLGAEFAQLPQSRLESLRLPTTGGETIDFGDFSALDPPYNFIAMIPQWDFLDFLAAHARREPSFKLLMETEVTGLLWQDERVSGVTVLTGGQEDSIGADLVVACDGRHSILRAQAGLASRNYDVPFDVWWFRLPRHPDEQAKPANLVPSFAGRDIMLAIAREGFYQMAAFIPKGSDAQRRAQGIGPLRDMIVRLRPDFADRVDTLTAMDQVKTLDVRLDRLKRWHRPGLLCIGDAAHAMSPAGGVGINLAIQDAVATAQILRHPLRAGTLTETDLAAVQRRRMMPTRVIQAMQRVLHRVIFQNGFQSRRAGPPHFMLFLARHVPGFRKLPALFVGFGPRPEHAPDFARRPEG